The genomic segment CGGCAAAGATAAAACCCGCCGCGCCTGCGGGAACGATGATTTTCAAAAGCAATTTTGTTGAGTAGGAAACCACCTTCCTGAAATCCGCGTATGAGCGTTGCTCCTCAAGCCGGACAAGAGCGGGATACAGCGCCCTTGTAGCCGGGGTTACGACCCTTCCGATTATCTTTGAGAAAACCGCCGCCGTTTTGTAAAGACCCGAAGCCGAACTGTCAAACAGGTTTCCGAGAACCAGTACGGCAATGTTTTTGTCAAAAACATTGCCGATAAAAGCGGAGTAGGTTGAACTCAAAGTGAACGAAACAACACCTCTCATCTCGCCTTTCACGGCTCCAAGATTGGCAAAAATCCATCCGCCCAACCCCTCATCCCGCAATGTGCGATGAATGAAAAACTGAAATATGACAGAGTTCACAAACCCCGCCGCAACATGCGCGGCAAGGACGCCTTTAATGCCCGTCCCTCCGATTAGGGCGGCGGCAACGAACAAAAACCTGATTCCGGTCGCAGTCACCGTTAGTGTGGTAACCCGCTTAAATTTCTGGAAAACGACCAGAAGAGATTGGGAATTTTTATTCAGCGTAACAACAAGCAGGTAGAAAGAGTAAATAACGACTAACTCAACCGCGCCCTCCGATTTGATGAAGAACTCATTGGCAACCCCCGCAAGCAGAACCGCCACTGCGAAAGCCGCCGCCCCTGAGAGAAAATCAACCAGATAAAAGAACTTCACAAAAGAGAGTGTCTTCTCCTTGTCATTCCTCTCCCGATACATTCCCACATACTTGACGATGGGCTCTTTGATGTTCAGGTCAAGCAACCCGTTGACGATTCCCACAAAGGAGATGACCAGAGCAAAAACGCCAAACTGTTCAAGCCCCAGAAAGCGGGCGAGAATAATGGTTTCCAGACCCGCAAATACGGACCTTCCCATCTCACCGCTGAAAAGCCATGAGGCGTCTTTCAGAAAGTTTTTCTTTTCACTGTTTGGTTTTGACATGGGTTCACCGCCCGCTACAGCAACGGACAGCGTATTATAACACTCAACACGTCACGCCCCCGCCAGATTCCGAGGGAGTCAGAAACGGCTTGTGCAGACGACCTAGGCGATTTCACTCTGCGAGAACGCGGGGTTCCACGCCTTCGTGCTTGTGCAGAGACGCAAGAAGTTTTGATATGTTATTCAAACTCGGATTCCCGGAAGGGCGCAACATTCTCATCAAACTCTCCGGCTTCTTATCGGTAATCTTTGCCAATCCGTCAAAGCCGATGGTCGCCATTATGTAGTCCCGCAGAAACAGTTTGGCAATGTCCGCCTCACCTTTCGCAAAATGTTCCACCGCCTCGGTGAGCAAACCGACCCGAAATTCGGTGTCTCGCTTTGCACGCTCCATTACAGTCTCAGAAAAATCTCTCAATGCCATTGGGTTTTTACCTCCTTTCCCTTTCCTGCTTTGTATTCTTTCCAAAGTTCTTTGGCGACCTTCACATCGCGCGTCTGCCTCTTCTTGGTTCCGCCTCCGAGCAGTATAATTAACCTTTCCCCGTCTCTGCCGAAGTAAATCCTGTATCCGGGACCAAACTTTACTTTGTATTCACCAACTCCGCCGCCCAGAAATTTTGCGTTTGAGAAATTGCCCTTCTGCATCTTGAAAATCGCTCCCTGCACCTTCAAACCGGCAATGTGGTCAAGACTGTCAAACCATGACTTGAAAGGACTTTTGCCATCTTCCTCCTCATACTGAACAACCTTTACCTTGCCTGTCAGTAACATATACGCACTCTCTCGTCAATCGTCAAGATAATTACCGCTTTCAAATTCAGGATGCCGGTGCAGAAAATTCTTATCCGGCATCGGCGGAATTCCCTTCTTCCAGCAAGCGTTTGAGATATTTCTTCGTGGCGGCTTTCCCGTACGCCCGCGCGGCGCGGCTGACTTTTGTGGCGCCCAGTTCCAGCGCCTTGCGGGCTATTGCGTCTTTGAGCGCATCGCGGTCTTCCGCCAGCAAATCCATGTTGTTCACAAGATCCACCAGCAGAAACGGCTCGGTAACTTTCCCGGGAAATTTTCTGTTCTTCAGAAAGTAGTATTTTTGCCCGTCAAGACAGAAACGACCGTCGCGCTTGCGGTTGTAAACAAGCCGCTCATTATACAGTTGCGTCGTTCCCACTCCCAGAGTGTTGTAACTGTTGAGGGAGACCACCAGAAAATCATTGTCTTTCAGAAAGGCTTCAATAATTTTGCGCTCGTCGGCGGGAACATTGCCAAAAGCGGACTTCCGGGGACGGTAGTAAACACCGGCCATAGGCTTCCTCAATTCATCGGCTTCAACCAGTTGCCGCAGATAACGGTCAGCGGCGCCGGAGAGCGCCGCAATATCCGCCCGCCGGTACACCCGACCGGGAATTAAACGCCGTTTCAGTTCCTTCAATGCCTGCATGTGCGGTAATTTTAGACTAAATTACATAAATTGCAACAGTTTGCGCCGCCGGACGGGAAACCCTCAAAAGCCGGGCCAGCGGATGGTTTTACTCTCAGGAATGTCCGGAAACCTCACCGGGTAGGGTTTGGCATCCGGACTGCCGAACAGCATCAGACCCCAATACGCCCAGCACTTTCGGGGAAACAA from the Candidatus Dadabacteria bacterium genome contains:
- a CDS encoding transcriptional regulator, whose translation is MALRDFSETVMERAKRDTEFRVGLLTEAVEHFAKGEADIAKLFLRDYIMATIGFDGLAKITDKKPESLMRMLRPSGNPSLNNISKLLASLHKHEGVEPRVLAE
- a CDS encoding oligosaccharide flippase family protein, which translates into the protein MSKPNSEKKNFLKDASWLFSGEMGRSVFAGLETIILARFLGLEQFGVFALVISFVGIVNGLLDLNIKEPIVKYVGMYRERNDKEKTLSFVKFFYLVDFLSGAAAFAVAVLLAGVANEFFIKSEGAVELVVIYSFYLLVVTLNKNSQSLLVVFQKFKRVTTLTVTATGIRFLFVAAALIGGTGIKGVLAAHVAAGFVNSVIFQFFIHRTLRDEGLGGWIFANLGAVKGEMRGVVSFTLSSTYSAFIGNVFDKNIAVLVLGNLFDSSASGLYKTAAVFSKIIGRVVTPATRALYPALVRLEEQRSYADFRKVVSYSTKLLLKIIVPAGAAGFIFADEIITIFFGAEYTGAANAMRIILAAELLSGFSFWIPSAYLALGRAWFRAFLQSGGAVLYAAALFLLTPAYALEGAAFARFAPLVILLPMAAFLFMEIKKRERLM
- a CDS encoding type II toxin-antitoxin system RelE/ParE family toxin produces the protein MLLTGKVKVVQYEEEDGKSPFKSWFDSLDHIAGLKVQGAIFKMQKGNFSNAKFLGGGVGEYKVKFGPGYRIYFGRDGERLIILLGGGTKKRQTRDVKVAKELWKEYKAGKGKEVKTQWH